Part of the Thermococcus barossii genome is shown below.
TCGTCGTATTTAGTAACGGAGTGTTGAAATTGCTGACGGTTAATCCACCGGAATACTATCCTGTCATCGATAAACTGTTTGCGGGGAGGATTAAAGAGGCCGTGGAGGCCTTTGGGGCATCACTGGAGGAGCTCACCGTTTTCGTCCAGCCGGAGGACAGGGTTCTAAACCTCATATTCTTTCTGAAAGTCAGGGGGCTCCAGAGGTTCCTGTCCATGGAGGTGGATCCCTTTGTCTACGGCCTCTTAGAAAAACTTGCCTCAGATGCCACGGAGACCTTCGGAAAGGTCTACGGGGTAAGGTTTTCAATATCCGGCTTCAAGGTGGTTGATGAACACCCCCGTGAGCAACCCGAGAGCGCCGCCAGGCTCGTAGTCAACGGTCCCGATGAGATGAAAGAGGTGCTGGAGCGCCTTGGAAAGGGTCTCATGATAACCCTGCGTGAGTGGAACGTACGCTTCTCTGCCCTTGCCGTGACTGTGCCCATTGAAGAGCCCCATATCCTCACGATAGTCCTTAAGATGGAACATACGGCATCCCCCGAAGGGAAGAGGGAACTGGAAAATAAGCTGAGACACAAGACGGTAACCTACCTCAAAACCCTGACAAAGAGGGTCATTCCCGTTGAGGTTAAGATACTCGACCCGGAGGACAAGACCCTCGCGTCGATACTACGGAGAAAGATCGAAATTGAGAAGGAAGCTGAAGAACTGGCGGAAAGTGACGAAGTCAGGGAGCTGATGAACCTCCTGGGGAAGGAGACTCCCGGTTCCTGATGTAGTCCAGGAGGGGCCTTATCCTCTCCCACACCTCGCTTATGCTCCCGTGCCCGTCTATTCTAACGTACACGCCCTGCTTCTTGTAAAACTTGATGATTGGCTCCATGTTCCGCACGTAGAGGTCATAGCGTCTTGCAACTATCTCAGGCCGGTCGTCCTCCCTCTGCACCAGTTTTCCCCCACAGATGTCACATCTTCCCGGAACTTTTGGTGGCCTGTATCTCAGGTGGTACACGGCACCACATTTTGAACATATCCTTCTCCCCGAGATTCTCTCGATGCTCTCCTCCTTGGATATTGATATCTCTATGGCAACGTCTATGCTCATGCCGTGGTCATAGAGGTAGTTCTCCAGGGCCAGAACCT
Proteins encoded:
- a CDS encoding adenylate kinase gives rise to the protein MNILIFGPPGSGKSTHSRTITERYGLTYVSSGDMIRAEIERGSSLGRELQRYLARGELIPDTVVNTLIISRLRRDRRNFIIDGYPRTAEQVLALENYLYDHGMSIDVAIEISISKEESIERISGRRICSKCGAVYHLRYRPPKVPGRCDICGGKLVQREDDRPEIVARRYDLYVRNMEPIIKFYKKQGVYVRIDGHGSISEVWERIRPLLDYIRNRESPSPGGSSAP